The following is a genomic window from Solanum lycopersicum chromosome 6, SLM_r2.1.
TGTAAGCTGTTCTAATGATGAGTAATAGTGGCAGAAGCGAGATTGGTCCTGATAATCAAGATGAAGGTGCTAACAAACAGGAGGCGCTAATGAAGATGTAGATCTTTCTGTAACGTATGTATTAAGAGTTTGTTCTTGATTCAACAATTAGTATGTCCAGTCTCTTATTTCTGATATAAACAATTGAATACTTTTAAGATCTCATTTCCACATCTCTTTTAACATCTGAAGAATTGCACATATGAAATTCaacaaattaacaaaaataaatccaACAGCAGGAAGACGATCAATCTACTGTTCATTGATACTGTAATGAGAAATTACAACATCTAGAGCATAAGAACAACACTACAGAGATCCAAGACAGACTTATACGCAATTGTAAACTAAACCTACATTTACCACCAACATTCAAACCCCAATCTAACCGCCAAACCCATAGAGAGTCCTTCCCTGTCTCTTAAGAGCATAGACAACATCCATAGCAGTGACAGTCTTCCTCCTGGCGTGCTCAGTGTAGGTGACAGAATCACGAATCACATTCTCCAAAAAGATCTTCAACACTCCACGGGTCTCCTCATAGATGAGACCAGAGATACGCTTCACACCACCCCTACGAGCAAGCCTGCGAATAGCTGGCTTAGTGATACCTTGGATGTTGTCCCTTAGAACCTTCCTGTGCCTCTTGGCTCCTCCCTTTCCCAATCCCTTGCCTCCCTTTCCACGACCAGACATTTTCACagagaaatttgaagaagatgtAGTTTCTAGGGTTTTGAATTTGGGTGAATTGTACTCTTTAGGGTGGTGGGTATTTATATTTGGTGGGCGGGTTCCAAATATGGCGGGGAGTAAATCGTAGCCGCTCATATTTGGGTGTTTACTTGGTCATCGACGGATGGTACTGTCGATCCATGTGAGAGGCGAAGATTGAATATAAGCCGTTTGATTAGAAGATCTACGGATGTTAATTAAATGAGTAGCGTAGATTTCTACCAGTCCCTTtggtttttcttttatgatttttaaatattttaaatttttaattattataaattataaaaagaattacattgttttcaaatataataaaaaaattctaacatTCTATATCTAAATTCATGGTAAAATTATACCTTATAACTTAGATATGTTTAGCTATTATACTATCGTTTTTTACCTGTTgcataatttgttattttttacaTTCGATGAAAATGTATTACTATCATCAAAATATTTCCTAAGatgatagtatatattaaaatgtttttgGTGTGGGTAAGGTAATGTTTTGTTGTTCTTTATATTCGATAAAAGTGTATTATTATCATCAAAGTATTTCCTTAGattgtattatatattaaattttttggaaaagtaaatatatttatcGTCGTTAATAAAAGATCACAATTTGTtagcattattttttatttaaaaaaatattttatatggctaatgaaatttttctatacaaatttaaattaagtttGCAAAATGCAAAAAGACACGCATTCGTGAAGGGGGAAAGTAAAATATCAATAGTATCGTAAATTCTTCTACTGGtcgaaaataaaaattaaagtcaGCAGTTAATCAGACAACgactcaatatttatttatttgtaagaaatatgttcaaaaatttagattttagatatagacataaaaaaataagagacaatttttaattttatagataaattttataagtCATGATCTTTCTGAAAAGTCAAGACCGATAActcattaaaaaaagtaataatttataagaaaaagtcACAATCCTTTCAAATTGCAACCTTTCTCACTTGGTGTCTTTTCAGAAAACACTTGATTCACCTTTGTAAAAACCCATATAACTCTTCTCAACTCGATTCATGACTGaactgttttttcttttatctggTTCGCCGCtagtgttttttcttttattagttCTCATTATCAACCATCTCTGTTACATCATTCCgatttaattctttttcatttgttttgttttttggtCCTATAACAGTGGATACAATGGGATTTCTGTATCTTGTCGATTTGGATGAATATCCGAAAGAGGATATCGTCCATTGTAACATATGCGAAACCAGAATTGGATTAGCCAACGATTTCATTGATAGCGTATATATCTTACTCTCTCAGCGTCTTTCTTGCGTTTACATTGTATCCTTTTTCAATAGAAAGTATACATTTTGATGAAATTGCTTGCGATTTGTGTCATGAAATTGCTACTTTTGCCTTGTAATTTTGCAGATAGACTATGAGATGACAGTGGTCTTTCATAAAATGTGAGTATCATGATTTCATTTTGCAAACTTCGAAATTTGTTAATTGCCTAAACATTATTCTGTTTGTAAATGCAGGTGTAATGTGCAAGTGGACGAAGAGAAATACCATAGACAAGTAAATGGAAATACCGTAGCTGATACGTACTGTGTCAAATGTGGAATGCTGCTTGGGATGAAACTTGTAAGATGCTAATTAATATTATGTACGTGCtgaatttattattcatttgcAGTTCgttttaacaaatatttatctattattCAGATTGTAGTCCCTTATAGCAACCAGACTCTGCATCATAgagaagaatattttttgatGAACGCGTGAGTTTCTTATCATTAGGCCAAATGCAATATGATTTGTAAGgtattaatatgatatttttgtgTGCATGGCAGGCTCGAACTTATTGATTGTAATAATAAGCTGATGTATTTAGATGAaactgaagaagatgaagagtaTGAAGAACAGGATGATGCAGATGCAAATGAGCACGATCATGATCAAGGTGGAGAGGCAGATGAACAGGGTCATAATGACGATGGAGGTGCTAATGAGCACGATcaaaatgaagaagatgaagaagatggTGGAGGTGGTAATGAGCACCATCATGATCAAGGTGGAGGGACAGATGATCAAGATGGCGTTAATGAACATGAAGATAATGATGAAGATTGAGGCACCAACAAACTAAATGAAGATGCTGATCATACAATATAAATAGTAGTTGATCTAAATGCAGACATATCTAATGATAAAATGTAgacatttttcttaataaattgtCCTCTTAAGTGATATGCTTGATTGCCCTATAGTGAAAAGTTGCCTATGACGGACCTGATTGTGCTGTCTTGCATACTGATCCTTAATCGCTTTACTATCCAATTTTATATATCTAAAGTCTAGACACTAAGCAGCAATGTGTGTTGCATGTTTAAATCAGAAGTTTCTATGATTCCTCCAAATTGCACTGTTCCAAATTACAACGTCGGATATTTCGCAATGATAAGCGCTAATTACAAATTTGCAGATTGAGTATGTGGCGGTAGGAACAAACTTATTTATTATACTGATGTAACGTTGCTTCAGCATAATAGGGACAAAGCAATATGTTTTAATTTGCAGGTGTGGCCAGCTGGGATCTTTAATAGGCTGTAAGTCTCATGCAATTTGATTTCAGCAACTTgagatatgtatatatgttacaAACCTTCTTTATATATACAGGTTTAATGTAGACAACCAGAATATTCATCAATCAGAATTTGAAACTACTTTAGCCGATTCTTGCTGAATCCAATGTGGAACGTTGCTCGGCTGGAAATTTGtaagatataatatttaaaagagCATTTTGTAAGAAATATACTGAAGTTTTTATTTGTCCAGATTGCAGTCACTCAACCGGGGACATGGATGTTATGGTAGGAACGTTCCTTATGAGACTGTAAGTTTGCAGATTGAGAAATAAGTATGACTTATAAGGGTTGATACAAATGAGTATTTTGTGGCAGGAACATGCTTAGTTTTGATGAGCAAAATGATGATCAAGATGGAGATGCTAATGATCAAGATGGAGATGCTAATGGTCAAGATGGAGGTGGTAATAGTGAGAAAAATATTGATAATCAAGATGGAGGCGGTAATAATGAGCAAAATACTGATAATCAAGATGGAGGCGGTAATAATGAGCAAAATACTGATAATCAAGATGGAGGCAGTAATAATGAGCAAAATACTGATGATCAAGATGGAGGCGctaataatgaacaaaatactgATGATCAAGATGAAGGTACAAATAATGAGCAAAATACTGATGATCAAGATGAAGGCGGTAATCAACAGGTTCCTATTGGCCAAGAAGTGGGCACTAATGAGCAACATGTTGATGATCAAGATGAAGGTACAAATAACGAGCAGAACACTGATGAACAAGATGGAAGCGATAATAACCAGCTGGTTCTCATTGACCAAGAAGTGGGTACTAATGAGCAAAATGTTAACCAAAGATGAAGGCGGTAATCAACAAGTTCCTTTTGACCAAGAAGTGGGCAGTAATGAACAAAATGTTGATCAACTTGTTCCTATTAAGCAACAAGTCACAATGAACCTGATTTAGGCAGTTATAATGAGCAAAAAATTGATTATGCTGTTGAACAAGAAGATGGAGGCTGGTTTTGGGATTACAGTACATATTAATGTAAACTCATTTTGGAGTCTGAAAACTTACTTGTAAGATCTACCATTCTCTATATTCAAGTCACGTGTCAACTATTTAAGCAATTCATTATAATCTACCAGTTAAAAGTCATAGTTATCTTAAAAAATCActtaatcaatataaataattttttgatggCATCCATTTTTCATACATTAATAAATGGGGAATAATTTTTGAGATCAAAATTGAGATTTGTTGAAATACAGTTGCTCTTTTTGTTATGCAAAACTGAAATACAACTGTATTTTAGAgtgagtaaaaagaaaaagaagcaagAAACGCAACCGTATTTATTCTCTACCCagtgaaaaaaaaacagagttattatttttaagattaaaatattccttacatatatatatatatatttatcaatatctctcttattaactaattaacatatatatatatatatatatttatcaatatctctcttattaactaattaacatatttcataactttgtttaattttcattcatgaattttatattttattttta
Proteins encoded in this region:
- the LOC109120499 gene encoding uncharacterized protein, translating into MTELFFLLSVDTMGFLYLVDLDEYPKEDIVHCNICETRIGLANDFIDSIDYEMTVVFHKMCNVQVDEEKYHRQVNGNTVADTYCVKCGMLLGMKLIVVPYSNQTLHHREEYFLMNALELIDCNNKLMYLDETEEDEEYEEQDDADANEHDHDQGGEADEQGHNDDGGANEHDQNEEDEEDGGGGNEHHHDQGGGTDDQDGVNEHEDNDED
- the LOC109120500 gene encoding uncharacterized protein; the protein is MLWNMLSFDEQNDDQDGDANDQDGDANGQDGGGNSEKNIDNQDGGGNNEQNTDNQDGGGNNEQNTDNQDGGSNNEQNTDDQDGGANNEQNTDDQDEGTNNEQNTDDQDEGGNQQVPIGQEVGTNEQHVDDQDEGTNNEQNTDEQDGSDNNQLVLIDQEVGTNEQNVNQR
- the LOC138349012 gene encoding histone H4, whose amino-acid sequence is MSGRGKGGKGLGKGGAKRHRKVLRDNIQGITKPAIRRLARRGGVKRISGLIYEETRGVLKIFLENVIRDSVTYTEHARRKTVTAMDVVYALKRQGRTLYGFGG